A window of Elusimicrobiota bacterium contains these coding sequences:
- a CDS encoding TonB-dependent receptor plug domain-containing protein: protein MNCKYALIGLILAAPRYGSGGEDDVIVLPPLVISAERDKDPVTKRDVTKEDLRLVPGTQGDPLKVLQSLPGVAVGSDGSSDPAVRGTAPIDNSYYIDFQTVGYLFHTGDLLSVLNGDLVDSFSIYPSAFGPEYNSGLGAVIDVRLRDPRRDRWGAKLNLSAFESDALVEGPVGPRQAVYVAARRSYLDFLLSKFPGTSDIDVVQFPEFYDYQGKWLWQNPTHRLVFQTNGAWDKVALDIKSDSAIAKRDPALGGRFAQIQDYHQEGLAWTWSGPSVTNAVALSHTQTILDNRVGGLGVVRLNNRWWDVRDDLAWRLPAGNTLSLGAHHIYVPVVLNVDVRVDFPSEFDPPPDFTSAPPRSEFGTLYINETLVYLKDRWSPTADLTLSAGGRWGRNGYLKENYGEPWAAGEWRFLGETAFTTAWGRYHQFPEGHQTTKNFGNPDLTALRAEHAVAGLKRKLPDGWSLNVEVYRKRLWNLPVEDPVLNFVNGARGLARGVELLVKKDRTARWAGWFAVSQSHSTRKNERTGQEVNFSQDQPWVLNLVATRRVDQFYSVGLRAQYHSGAPDTPITGTYVDGTGRVRPVYGPTGSVRLPDYHRIDLRFSRDFKMKAGLGNFYLDLINVLNHKNVAGYSYSDDYSGREKVTQLPFFPSVGVQLSF, encoded by the coding sequence ATGAATTGCAAATACGCGTTGATCGGTTTAATTCTGGCGGCCCCCCGTTACGGTTCGGGCGGGGAGGACGACGTTATCGTTCTTCCGCCGCTGGTGATCAGCGCGGAACGGGACAAAGACCCCGTGACCAAGCGGGACGTCACGAAGGAGGATCTTCGGCTGGTCCCCGGAACCCAGGGGGACCCGTTAAAGGTGCTTCAATCCCTCCCCGGCGTGGCGGTCGGGTCCGACGGGTCCAGCGACCCGGCGGTCCGCGGCACGGCGCCCATTGATAATTCTTACTACATTGACTTCCAGACGGTGGGGTATCTTTTTCACACCGGGGACCTGCTCAGCGTTTTGAACGGCGACCTGGTGGATTCCTTTTCCATCTACCCCTCCGCCTTCGGGCCCGAATACAACAGCGGCCTGGGGGCCGTGATCGACGTGCGTTTGCGGGACCCCCGACGGGACCGGTGGGGCGCCAAACTGAACTTGAGCGCTTTTGAATCCGACGCCCTGGTGGAAGGCCCCGTGGGACCCCGCCAGGCGGTTTACGTCGCGGCCCGCCGGAGCTACCTGGACTTCCTGCTCTCCAAATTCCCGGGCACCAGCGACATCGACGTCGTGCAATTTCCGGAGTTCTACGATTACCAGGGGAAATGGTTGTGGCAGAACCCGACCCACCGATTGGTTTTCCAGACCAACGGCGCCTGGGACAAAGTGGCCCTGGACATCAAGAGCGATTCGGCCATCGCCAAGCGGGACCCCGCGTTGGGCGGTCGCTTTGCTCAAATCCAGGATTACCACCAGGAGGGCCTCGCCTGGACGTGGAGTGGGCCGTCGGTGACCAACGCGGTGGCCCTTTCCCACACTCAGACCATTCTGGACAATCGGGTGGGCGGGTTGGGCGTCGTTCGCCTCAACAACCGCTGGTGGGACGTGCGGGACGATCTGGCGTGGCGGCTGCCGGCCGGAAACACGCTGTCGTTGGGCGCCCACCACATTTACGTGCCCGTGGTCTTGAACGTGGACGTCCGGGTGGATTTTCCGTCGGAATTCGACCCTCCGCCCGATTTTACGAGCGCGCCTCCCCGCAGCGAGTTCGGCACGCTTTACATCAACGAAACCCTGGTGTATTTGAAGGACCGTTGGTCGCCCACGGCGGACCTCACGCTTTCGGCCGGCGGCCGGTGGGGTCGAAACGGCTATTTGAAGGAAAATTACGGCGAACCCTGGGCCGCGGGGGAATGGCGGTTTTTGGGCGAGACCGCTTTCACCACCGCCTGGGGGCGCTACCACCAGTTTCCGGAGGGGCACCAAACCACGAAAAATTTCGGCAACCCGGACCTGACCGCCCTGCGGGCCGAGCACGCGGTGGCGGGGCTTAAACGGAAATTGCCCGACGGATGGTCCCTGAATGTGGAAGTGTATCGGAAACGCCTGTGGAATCTGCCGGTGGAGGACCCGGTGCTGAATTTCGTGAACGGCGCCCGGGGGCTGGCCCGGGGGGTGGAGTTGTTGGTGAAGAAGGACCGCACGGCCCGGTGGGCCGGGTGGTTCGCGGTTTCCCAATCCCATTCCACGCGGAAAAACGAACGGACCGGGCAGGAAGTCAATTTCAGCCAGGACCAACCCTGGGTTCTGAACCTCGTGGCCACCCGCCGGGTCGACCAATTTTATTCCGTTGGATTGCGCGCCCAGTATCACAGCGGCGCGCCGGACACGCCCATCACCGGGACGTATGTCGATGGTACGGGTCGGGTTCGGCCGGTGTACGGGCCCACCGGTTCCGTCCGGCTGCCGGACTACCATCGAATCGACCTCCGGTTCAGCCGGGACTTTAAAATGAAAGCGGGGTTGGGCAATTTCTACCTCGATTTGATCAACGTCCTCAACCACAAAAACGTCGCCGGTTATTCCTATTCGGATGATTATTCCGGCCGGGAGAAAGTCACTCAACTCCCCTTCTTCCCATCGGTCGGCGTTCAGTTGTCTTTTTAA
- a CDS encoding amidohydrolase, whose product MLITNAHVHLIELQKMIELQGDVRLPASISVLKDLESTLPLLAPEVALRQMDEAGIARSVLYAVEAPIVYSSNEYVSLLCKKYPDRFIGFASVNPLDPAAPEKLEHAVKNLGLKGLKLHPPLQGFSANDPRAFSTYEKAQALNVPIVFHVGSTPFGCLCRLEHASPLLLDEVAVTFPKLRLLITHLGTLWHNESFMVVEKNPNVYIDTAAYVTEIKTILTPDIITRIGPDKIIFGTDYPMPYAGKVHRMKEFVDVVKSIEVGADVLADIFHNNFLRLLEGDAAAGQTINAKDMLARLAGPGRPG is encoded by the coding sequence ATGCTGATTACCAACGCGCACGTTCACTTGATCGAGCTTCAAAAGATGATTGAACTTCAGGGGGATGTGCGACTGCCGGCGTCCATCTCCGTCCTTAAAGATTTGGAATCCACGCTGCCTCTGTTGGCCCCGGAAGTCGCGCTTCGGCAAATGGACGAGGCGGGAATCGCGCGCTCCGTTCTCTACGCGGTGGAGGCGCCCATCGTCTACTCTTCGAACGAATACGTTTCCCTGTTGTGCAAAAAATATCCCGACCGATTCATCGGTTTCGCGTCGGTGAATCCCCTGGACCCGGCGGCCCCGGAGAAGCTGGAGCACGCGGTCAAAAATTTGGGCCTCAAGGGTTTGAAGCTGCATCCGCCCCTTCAGGGCTTTTCGGCCAACGACCCGCGCGCCTTCTCGACCTACGAGAAGGCCCAGGCGTTGAACGTCCCCATCGTCTTTCACGTGGGCAGCACCCCCTTCGGTTGCCTGTGCCGGTTGGAACACGCCTCGCCGCTCCTCCTGGATGAAGTCGCGGTGACCTTCCCGAAGCTCCGCCTCCTGATCACCCATCTCGGCACGTTGTGGCACAACGAGTCTTTTATGGTGGTCGAGAAGAATCCGAATGTCTACATCGACACGGCCGCCTACGTGACGGAAATCAAAACCATATTGACCCCGGACATCATCACGCGAATCGGGCCGGACAAAATCATCTTCGGCACCGACTACCCCATGCCCTACGCGGGGAAAGTGCACCGCATGAAAGAGTTCGTGGACGTCGTGAAATCCATCGAGGTGGGGGCCGACGTTCTGGCCGATATATTCCACAACAACTTCCTTCGACTGCTGGAGGGGGACGCTGCCGCCGGGCAAACGATCAACGCCAAGGACATGCTGGCGCGCCTGGCGGGGCCAGGGCGTCCCGGCTAA
- a CDS encoding ThiF family adenylyltransferase yields the protein MGLLTEKDQEILRKACVAVCGLGGLGGVVVENLARLGVESFVLVDHGTFEPTNSNRQIYSFTDTNGRLKTEVTEEFLRRINPAIRTRKYLTMTDQNIGEVLKASTPSLSASTTFALS from the coding sequence ATGGGTTTGCTGACGGAAAAAGACCAGGAAATCCTCCGCAAAGCTTGCGTGGCCGTCTGCGGGCTCGGCGGTCTGGGCGGTGTCGTCGTCGAAAATTTGGCCAGGCTGGGGGTCGAATCCTTTGTTCTGGTGGACCACGGGACCTTTGAACCCACCAATTCCAACCGCCAGATCTATTCGTTCACGGACACCAACGGTCGGCTGAAAACAGAGGTAACCGAGGAGTTCCTCCGCCGAATCAACCCCGCCATCCGCACGCGCAAATACCTCACAATGACCGACCAAAACATCGGCGAGGTTCTGAAGGCGTCGACGCCGTCGCTCTCAGCATCGACGACATTCGCGCTATCGTGA
- a CDS encoding glycosyltransferase — protein MLRLEDYRAVVGSDVLEELQLLAEPLTGKRVVNINSTAVGGGVAEILNGMIPLLKGLGMDARWEVLKGGEAFYIVTKKIHNALHGDPVRFEPADFRVYEETVEGNAALLALDSDIVYIHDPQPAPLVQKRAAWKNRWIWRCHIDLTQRDQILWDYLRPIIESFDAAVFSTPAFAQNLPIPQVLIAPSIDPLSDKNRPLEDREIKTIIERLGVPLDKPLVTQVSRFDRLKDPVGVIEAFQWARKECPARLLIVGGAADDDPEGIQVLAEVREKAKGNPDIIVLNLPPTSHIEINALQRASAVVVQKSLREGFGLTVSEALWKGRPVIGGAVGGIPQQVLHEHTGLLVDSVAEAARAMTRLLKEPLWAKKLGENGRQHVRQNFLVTRHLRDYLMLFHSVLNPGEHIIRL, from the coding sequence GTGCTTAGGCTTGAGGATTATCGGGCGGTGGTGGGGTCGGACGTTTTGGAGGAATTGCAGCTTTTGGCCGAGCCCTTGACCGGGAAACGGGTGGTCAATATCAATTCCACGGCCGTCGGCGGCGGGGTGGCGGAAATATTGAACGGAATGATTCCCCTGTTGAAGGGGCTGGGGATGGACGCCCGATGGGAGGTTCTCAAAGGCGGGGAAGCCTTTTACATTGTGACCAAGAAAATCCACAACGCCTTGCACGGGGACCCCGTTCGATTTGAACCGGCGGATTTTCGCGTGTATGAGGAAACCGTCGAAGGAAACGCGGCGCTCCTGGCATTGGACTCGGACATCGTTTATATTCATGACCCCCAGCCCGCCCCCCTGGTCCAAAAGAGGGCGGCCTGGAAAAACCGGTGGATTTGGCGTTGCCACATCGATCTGACCCAGCGGGACCAAATTCTTTGGGATTATTTGCGGCCCATCATTGAATCCTTCGACGCAGCCGTTTTTTCGACCCCCGCCTTCGCCCAAAACCTTCCCATTCCCCAGGTATTGATCGCCCCGTCCATCGACCCATTGAGCGACAAAAACCGACCCTTGGAGGATCGGGAAATCAAAACCATTATCGAAAGGCTCGGCGTGCCTCTGGATAAACCCTTGGTCACGCAGGTTTCGCGGTTTGACCGGCTGAAGGACCCGGTGGGGGTGATCGAGGCCTTCCAATGGGCGCGCAAAGAATGTCCGGCCCGGCTTTTGATCGTTGGAGGGGCCGCGGACGATGATCCTGAGGGAATACAGGTGTTGGCCGAGGTGCGGGAAAAGGCCAAGGGGAACCCCGATATTATCGTTCTGAACCTTCCCCCCACGAGCCATATCGAAATTAATGCCCTTCAACGGGCCTCAGCGGTCGTCGTTCAGAAATCGCTCCGCGAGGGTTTTGGGTTGACCGTTTCGGAGGCCCTTTGGAAAGGACGGCCAGTGATCGGCGGCGCCGTGGGCGGCATTCCCCAACAGGTCCTTCACGAGCACACGGGGTTGTTGGTGGATTCAGTGGCCGAAGCCGCCCGGGCGATGACGCGTCTGTTGAAAGAGCCCCTCTGGGCGAAGAAATTAGGGGAAAACGGCCGTCAACATGTTAGGCAAAATTTCCTTGTGACCCGGCATTTGAGGGATTACCTCATGCTGTTCCATTCCGTCTTAAATCCAGGGGAACATATCATCCGCCTTTAG
- the otsB gene encoding trehalose-phosphatase, with translation MTKSFWPHSNKWGEKISAAKRAMLVLDFDGTLAPLVDHPSRARLNPASRKRLAELAESCDLAVVSGRSLGDVRRRVGVEKAFYGGNHGLEMAGPGFRHINRAAVLLKRHTGELMRLAGEHMRGVAGVHVEEKGFGISVHYRRVRPGRLGLFRRRLAILKRKTHAQAFHWTRGHCVWELRPRVRWDKGRALINLWRRRGRPFVVAVGDDVTDEDMFRVVAGHGLGVKVGPGKTRAAMRLSHQREVGRFLSWALECAGKIS, from the coding sequence ATGACCAAGTCCTTTTGGCCCCATTCCAACAAGTGGGGAGAAAAGATTTCGGCCGCGAAACGCGCGATGCTTGTTTTGGATTTTGACGGGACGCTGGCCCCCCTGGTGGACCATCCGTCGCGTGCCCGGTTGAATCCGGCAAGTCGAAAGCGCCTTGCCGAATTGGCCGAGTCCTGCGACCTGGCGGTGGTCAGCGGCCGCTCCTTGGGGGACGTGCGAAGGCGCGTGGGAGTCGAAAAGGCGTTTTATGGCGGGAACCATGGCCTTGAAATGGCGGGGCCCGGATTTCGACACATCAATCGGGCTGCGGTTCTTTTGAAGCGGCACACGGGAGAGTTGATGCGGCTGGCGGGCGAACACATGCGCGGCGTCGCGGGCGTGCACGTCGAAGAAAAGGGTTTTGGGATCAGCGTTCATTACCGTCGGGTGCGCCCCGGGCGGCTTGGACTATTTCGAAGACGCTTGGCCATTTTAAAGAGGAAGACCCACGCTCAGGCGTTCCACTGGACCCGGGGACACTGCGTGTGGGAATTGAGGCCGCGCGTGCGGTGGGACAAAGGGCGGGCTTTGATCAACCTCTGGCGGCGTCGCGGCCGGCCCTTCGTCGTGGCGGTAGGGGACGATGTGACGGATGAGGACATGTTCAGGGTGGTGGCGGGGCACGGCCTCGGTGTGAAGGTCGGGCCGGGCAAGACCCGCGCGGCCATGCGGCTTTCCCATCAACGGGAGGTGGGCCGCTTCCTCAGCTGGGCTCTCGAATGTGCCGGGAAGATTTCATGA
- a CDS encoding trehalose-6-phosphate synthase yields the protein MKMTVQFIISMLVSVFLVAAGSAYLLMRQERSRQTEELDRRSSLVAEGLEESVGSALAKGDAKSLERIVRRFEGRVRLTGIVVFDAKDKALAGTSALLKILPEKPELVAEAMDTRLERGEYVHWRGKPEYAFAFPIVTEEQTAGALLIVHDATYIRGYLARIWRHSFGRALVQMTLITLIILGLMRWSVLGPIRQMAEWMKKLRAGETVGNPPLPHSELFAPLAKEASRFARHLVQAKTAAEEEARLRQTAESLWTAERLKEHVKLKLNGKPLIVVSNREPYMHSREGRNVKWIVPAGGLVTALDPVMRAAGGTWVAHGAGDADWETVDESNRLRVPPDDPFYTLRRVAITKEEENGYYYGFANEGLWPLCHIAHTRPLFRAQDFAAYQAVNEKFARAVLEEIKGIDNPCVLIQDYHFALLPKILKAKRPDARVAVFWHIPWPNPEAFGICPWQKDLLAGMLGADLVSFHTQFHCNNFMETVDRVLECRIEWERFTVNRENHSTLVKPFPISVDFPEDLGPGPDRAALLKELGIKTRFLAVGVERMDYTKGVLERLHGIERFFEKFPEFLGELTYVQLGAPSRTHIKRYHDFLAEVDAEAERINWKYKKRDWRPIVFLKRHHNHSEILPFYRSADVCLVTSLHDGMNLVAKEFVAARPDNAGVLILSPFAGAARELRDALLVNPYDTERMADALRVALEMPADEQADRMKRMREMVREHNIYRWAGELIEELTRVRLPTESATLRTL from the coding sequence ATGAAAATGACCGTTCAGTTCATCATCTCCATGCTTGTCTCTGTTTTCCTGGTGGCGGCCGGATCCGCGTATCTCCTGATGAGGCAGGAGCGGAGCCGCCAAACCGAGGAGCTGGACCGGCGTTCGTCTCTGGTGGCCGAGGGGCTCGAGGAGTCCGTGGGCTCGGCCTTGGCCAAGGGGGACGCCAAGAGTCTGGAGCGAATTGTCCGCCGTTTTGAAGGCCGGGTCCGGTTGACGGGAATTGTGGTGTTTGATGCCAAGGACAAAGCCCTGGCGGGGACGAGCGCCCTTTTGAAAATATTGCCGGAAAAACCGGAATTGGTGGCGGAGGCCATGGACACGCGCCTCGAGCGGGGAGAATATGTCCATTGGCGCGGCAAGCCCGAATACGCCTTCGCCTTCCCCATCGTGACGGAGGAACAAACCGCGGGGGCCCTGTTGATCGTTCACGACGCGACCTACATTCGGGGTTATCTGGCCCGCATCTGGCGTCACTCCTTTGGCCGGGCTCTCGTCCAAATGACGCTAATCACCCTCATCATTTTGGGCCTCATGCGCTGGAGCGTGTTGGGGCCCATCCGTCAAATGGCGGAATGGATGAAGAAATTGCGGGCCGGTGAAACCGTGGGAAACCCGCCCCTCCCCCATTCCGAACTGTTCGCCCCTCTGGCCAAGGAGGCGTCGCGGTTTGCGCGGCATTTGGTTCAGGCCAAAACCGCCGCCGAGGAGGAGGCCCGCCTGCGCCAAACCGCCGAATCCCTTTGGACGGCCGAACGGCTCAAGGAACACGTCAAGCTAAAACTCAACGGGAAACCGTTGATCGTGGTGTCCAACCGCGAGCCGTATATGCACTCCCGCGAAGGCCGGAACGTGAAATGGATCGTCCCCGCCGGCGGATTGGTCACGGCCCTGGACCCCGTGATGCGCGCCGCCGGCGGGACCTGGGTGGCCCACGGAGCCGGGGACGCCGATTGGGAAACGGTGGATGAAAGCAATCGCTTGCGGGTGCCGCCGGACGATCCTTTCTACACGTTGAGACGCGTGGCCATCACAAAGGAAGAGGAAAACGGATATTACTACGGATTCGCCAACGAGGGATTGTGGCCGCTTTGCCACATCGCCCACACGCGGCCCCTATTCCGGGCCCAGGACTTCGCGGCCTATCAGGCCGTCAATGAGAAATTCGCCAGGGCCGTGTTGGAGGAAATCAAGGGGATCGATAACCCCTGCGTGTTGATCCAGGATTATCATTTCGCCCTCCTGCCCAAAATTCTAAAAGCCAAGCGCCCGGACGCCCGGGTGGCCGTTTTTTGGCATATTCCATGGCCCAACCCCGAAGCCTTTGGAATTTGTCCTTGGCAAAAGGACCTGCTCGCGGGGATGCTGGGCGCCGATTTGGTGAGCTTCCACACGCAATTCCATTGCAACAATTTCATGGAGACCGTGGACCGGGTGTTGGAATGCCGGATCGAGTGGGAACGGTTTACCGTCAACCGGGAAAACCATTCCACGTTGGTGAAGCCCTTTCCCATCAGCGTGGATTTTCCCGAGGACTTGGGCCCGGGGCCGGACCGGGCGGCCCTCTTGAAGGAGTTGGGAATCAAAACCCGTTTCCTGGCGGTGGGGGTCGAGCGGATGGACTACACCAAGGGCGTGCTGGAGCGGCTTCATGGAATTGAACGCTTTTTTGAGAAATTTCCCGAATTCCTGGGGGAATTAACCTACGTGCAATTGGGCGCGCCCAGCCGAACCCACATCAAACGGTACCACGATTTCCTGGCGGAGGTGGACGCCGAGGCGGAGAGAATCAATTGGAAATATAAAAAGAGGGACTGGCGGCCCATCGTCTTCTTGAAACGCCACCACAATCACTCTGAAATTCTGCCGTTCTACCGGTCCGCGGATGTGTGCCTGGTGACGTCGCTGCACGACGGCATGAACCTGGTGGCCAAGGAATTCGTGGCCGCGCGGCCCGACAACGCCGGGGTTTTGATCTTGAGTCCCTTTGCGGGGGCGGCCCGGGAACTGCGGGACGCCCTGTTGGTCAACCCCTACGACACGGAGCGTATGGCCGACGCCCTCCGGGTCGCCCTGGAGATGCCCGCCGATGAACAAGCCGACCGGATGAAACGAATGCGTGAAATGGTGCGGGAGCACAACATTTACCGCTGGGCCGGGGAACTGATTGAGGAATTGACGCGGGTGCGGTTGCCGACCGAATCCGCCACATTGCGCACCTTATGA
- a CDS encoding calcium/sodium antiporter has protein sequence MIDSALLLLGIACAATGGELFVRGAVGLARRTGLSPALIGATVAAFATSSPELSVAIGSALAREPQISLGDAFGSNVVNVALILGLGLSLSGIKASRIEVRREVALALLVQILLGIVILDGRVSRGEGFFLLCVFAGWLAALIRGASKNTVEVRLLSLADRLPVVLACNLAGLALLVVAGRLVVAGARGLAYSWGISEFMVGAILVSLGTSVPELATTLVAKLRKQDALGLGVVLGSNIFNGLFIVPVAALICPIYVSRSSAGVSLLFGAAAVTLLYPNRSGFVGRQRGFFLLALYVIYLVVLL, from the coding sequence ATGATTGATTCGGCCCTTCTTCTCCTTGGGATCGCCTGCGCGGCAACGGGAGGGGAGCTTTTTGTGCGCGGCGCCGTTGGGCTCGCTCGGCGAACAGGGCTTTCCCCGGCGCTCATCGGCGCCACGGTGGCCGCCTTTGCCACCTCCAGCCCGGAATTGTCCGTCGCCATCGGGTCCGCCCTCGCCAGGGAGCCGCAAATCTCATTGGGGGATGCGTTTGGGAGCAACGTCGTCAACGTCGCCCTCATCCTCGGGCTCGGGTTGTCCCTTTCGGGGATCAAGGCCTCCCGTATCGAGGTTCGTCGGGAAGTGGCGCTGGCCCTTTTGGTCCAAATCTTGCTGGGGATTGTTATCCTGGATGGCCGGGTTTCTCGTGGGGAGGGCTTTTTCCTCCTATGCGTTTTTGCGGGGTGGTTGGCGGCGCTAATTCGTGGGGCATCCAAAAATACAGTCGAAGTTCGGCTGCTCTCTCTCGCCGATCGCCTTCCCGTGGTGTTGGCCTGTAATTTAGCCGGGCTCGCCCTGCTTGTGGTCGCGGGTCGGTTGGTGGTGGCGGGGGCGCGGGGGTTGGCCTATTCCTGGGGAATCAGCGAGTTCATGGTTGGGGCCATTCTCGTTTCACTGGGGACATCCGTGCCAGAACTGGCCACAACGCTTGTCGCGAAACTTCGAAAACAAGACGCCCTCGGTCTGGGGGTCGTTTTAGGGAGCAATATTTTCAATGGTTTGTTTATCGTCCCCGTCGCCGCTCTTATTTGCCCCATTTACGTGAGTCGATCCTCAGCGGGGGTTTCACTCTTGTTTGGGGCCGCGGCCGTAACCCTTCTATACCCCAATCGATCGGGATTTGTCGGTCGTCAACGAGGCTTTTTTCTGCTGGCGCTATATGTTATTTACCTGGTTGTTCTTCTTTAG